The Candidatus Manganitrophaceae bacterium genome segment TTGCCGGACGGGCCCCCACAGATAAATGGACAAACTGATTATCCATCAAATAGAGTTTCACGGCCACTGCGGGGTGACGCAAGAAGAGCGGACCATCGGCCAGCGTCTGTCGGTCGACGTGGAGATGCGCTGCGATTTAAAGCGGGCCGCCGAGGCGGATCGCCTTGAAGCGACGATCGACTACGATCGGCTCTCCGGAGAGATCGCACGGATCGGACGGGAGAGCCAAGTTCACCTGATCGAGACCCTCGCCGAGCGGATTGCCGCGAAAGTGTTAAAAGATCCCCGGGTGGCCTCGGTGACCGTTCGTGTGAAGAAATGCCTCCCTCCCCGCGAAGAGATCAA includes the following:
- the folB gene encoding dihydroneopterin aldolase, which gives rise to MDKLIIHQIEFHGHCGVTQEERTIGQRLSVDVEMRCDLKRAAEADRLEATIDYDRLSGEIARIGRESQVHLIETLAERIAAKVLKDPRVASVTVRVKKCLPPREEIKGGVVVEIVRSAE